A stretch of the Myripristis murdjan chromosome 24, fMyrMur1.1, whole genome shotgun sequence genome encodes the following:
- the LOC115356456 gene encoding neoverrucotoxin subunit alpha-like — protein sequence MREEQPYPDHSDRFLIKWQILCRDGLTGRCYWQFEWKGWVAIAVTYREISRRGDSYDCVLGRNEKSWTLTCYDDGFTAWHNNRATAIPIRSSSKRVVVYLDWPAGSLSFYSVSSDTLIHLHTFNNTFTEPLYPGFWFGSHDSSVSMCDI from the coding sequence atgagagaggagcagccatatcctgatcactcAGACAGATTTCTCATCAAGTggcagatcctgtgtagagatggtctgactggtcgctgctactggcaGTTTGAATGGAAAGGATGGGTGGccatagcagtgacttacagagaaATCAGCCGGAGAGGAGACAGTTATGACTGTGTTCTTGGCAGGAATGAGAAGTCCTGGACTCTGACCTGCTATGATGATGGTTTCACCGCCTGGCACAATAACCGGGCCACAGCCATTCCTATCCGCTCCTCCTCAAAGAGAGTGGTAGtttatctggactggcctgctggctctctgtccttctacagcgtctcctctgacacactgatccacctccacaccttcaacaacaccttcactgagcctctgtacccgggctttTGGTTTGGGTCACATGACTCCT